Proteins from one Bradyrhizobium sp. CB82 genomic window:
- a CDS encoding ABC transporter substrate-binding protein, with protein sequence MKLAAAGLRVLASTMLLLSQAQADIKVGVVVSASGPGSSLGQPQMRTIAALPAEIAGEKVVCIALDDESDPTKGTQNARRLVIQDGVDVLIGSSLTPVTMPMIDVAMESKTPIVSLAAATSIVQPIDDRRRWAFKVVPNDDLMAAAILRHVAASGVKTLGYIGVSDGYGEGYYAEVSRLAPGLGLTVTTHEVYARSDTSAIGQALKVIATNPDAVFIASAGTPAVLPQEALRTRGYAGRIYQTHGVATEDFIKLGGANVEGAVFAGEAFTIADDLASEDPFRRARDEFVAAYEKVNGSRPNIFAAHLWDAMTLVRQAAPDAMTIAKPGTPEFRIALRDALERVRDVYLNNGVSTMSPQNHNGYDARSAFLIKVEGGKFRLAR encoded by the coding sequence ATGAAGCTGGCTGCTGCCGGGCTGAGGGTTCTTGCGAGCACGATGCTGCTGCTGTCGCAGGCGCAAGCGGACATCAAGGTGGGGGTCGTGGTGTCGGCCAGCGGGCCGGGCTCTTCGCTCGGCCAGCCGCAGATGCGAACCATTGCCGCGCTGCCAGCGGAGATCGCCGGGGAGAAGGTCGTCTGCATCGCGCTTGACGACGAGTCGGATCCGACCAAGGGCACGCAGAACGCGCGACGGCTGGTAATCCAGGACGGCGTCGACGTCCTGATCGGGTCGTCACTGACGCCCGTGACCATGCCCATGATTGACGTCGCCATGGAGTCAAAGACCCCCATCGTTTCCCTCGCCGCAGCCACGTCGATCGTGCAGCCGATCGACGACCGCCGCAGATGGGCTTTCAAGGTGGTACCGAACGACGATCTGATGGCGGCTGCGATCCTCAGGCATGTCGCCGCATCCGGCGTCAAGACGCTTGGCTATATCGGTGTCTCCGATGGCTATGGTGAGGGCTATTACGCCGAAGTGTCTCGGCTCGCGCCGGGGCTTGGCCTTACCGTGACGACCCACGAGGTCTATGCCCGTTCCGATACCAGCGCCATCGGACAGGCGTTGAAGGTGATCGCCACCAATCCGGACGCCGTGTTCATCGCCTCTGCGGGTACGCCGGCCGTTCTGCCTCAGGAAGCGCTCCGAACCCGCGGCTATGCAGGCAGGATCTACCAGACCCACGGTGTCGCCACCGAGGACTTCATTAAGCTCGGCGGCGCCAACGTTGAAGGTGCGGTGTTTGCCGGAGAGGCCTTCACCATCGCCGACGACCTCGCCTCGGAAGATCCGTTCCGCCGCGCGCGTGATGAGTTCGTGGCGGCCTACGAGAAGGTGAACGGTAGCAGACCCAACATTTTCGCCGCACATCTGTGGGACGCGATGACGCTGGTCAGGCAGGCTGCACCGGATGCGATGACAATTGCGAAACCCGGCACGCCGGAATTCCGCATCGCGCTGCGTGATGCACTAGAGCGGGTAAGGGATGTCTACCTGAACAACGGGGTGTCGACGATGAGCCCCCAGAACCACAATGGCTATGACGCCCGGTCGGCGTTCCTGATCAAGGTCGAGGGCGGAAAGTTTCGGCTCGCGCGGTAG